One region of Brachybacterium saurashtrense genomic DNA includes:
- the ruvX gene encoding Holliday junction resolvase RuvX, giving the protein MSPVDDGAPETPGLPRGARLGVDVGDVRVGLARSDLDGMIATPVETLERGTALARVVAEARELEARVIMVGLPRSLDGSEGAAAQKARAFAGELATALADADEVVEVRMIDERLSTVTAHQALHRSGRKGRKHRAVVDQVAAVMILQQALDAERATGARAGERVERPDAPPQPEDPTKEEPR; this is encoded by the coding sequence ATGAGCCCCGTCGACGACGGCGCCCCGGAGACGCCCGGCCTGCCCCGGGGCGCCCGCCTCGGGGTGGACGTGGGCGATGTCCGCGTGGGGCTCGCCCGCAGCGATCTGGACGGGATGATCGCCACCCCGGTCGAGACGCTCGAGCGCGGCACGGCCCTCGCCCGCGTCGTCGCCGAGGCGCGCGAGCTCGAGGCCCGTGTCATCATGGTCGGGCTGCCGCGCTCGCTGGACGGCTCCGAAGGGGCCGCCGCGCAGAAGGCGAGAGCCTTCGCGGGCGAGCTGGCGACGGCGCTGGCGGACGCCGACGAGGTCGTCGAGGTGCGGATGATCGACGAACGTCTCTCCACGGTGACCGCGCACCAGGCGCTGCACCGCTCCGGCCGGAAGGGCCGCAAGCACCGGGCCGTGGTGGACCAGGTCGCCGCGGTGATGATCCTGCAGCAGGCGCTCGATGCCGAGCGGGCCACCGGCGCCAGGGCGGGCGAGCGCGTGGAGCGCCCCGACGCACCGCCGCAGCCCGAGGACCCGACGAAGGAGGAGCCGCGATGA
- a CDS encoding undecaprenyl-diphosphate phosphatase: MSFIEAVVLGLVQGLTEFLPISSSAHVRVVGELMNPGQDPGAAFTAIIQLGTETAVLLYFWDDITRIIGRWFRALAGKLPHSDPDVRMGWLVILGSIPIGVLGLLFEEQIDHSLRNLYITATMLILFGLLLGLADRIAPHRKELHELTVRDGILFGLAQALALIPGVSRSGGTITAGLLMGYSRQAAARYAFLLAVPAVFASGLYKAVKEVPALLTGEGRAAAAAAGEPSLMAILVATVVAFGVGYAVIVWFMRIIENRSYLMFVVYRIVAGLALLGLLWFGLVDPLGGA, translated from the coding sequence ATGTCGTTCATCGAGGCGGTCGTCCTGGGTCTCGTCCAGGGGCTGACCGAGTTCCTCCCCATCTCCTCCAGCGCGCACGTGCGCGTGGTCGGGGAGCTCATGAATCCCGGGCAGGATCCGGGCGCGGCGTTCACCGCGATCATCCAGCTGGGCACCGAGACGGCGGTGCTGCTGTACTTCTGGGACGACATCACCCGCATCATCGGCCGCTGGTTCCGGGCGCTGGCCGGGAAGCTCCCGCACTCCGATCCGGACGTCCGCATGGGCTGGCTGGTGATCCTCGGCTCGATCCCGATCGGCGTGCTGGGCCTGCTGTTCGAGGAGCAGATCGACCACAGCCTGCGCAACCTCTACATCACGGCGACGATGCTGATCCTGTTCGGCCTGCTGCTGGGCCTCGCGGACAGGATCGCGCCCCATCGCAAGGAGCTCCACGAGCTCACCGTGCGCGACGGCATCCTCTTCGGGCTCGCCCAGGCGCTGGCCCTGATCCCGGGCGTCTCCCGCTCCGGCGGCACCATCACCGCCGGCCTGCTGATGGGGTACAGCCGGCAGGCCGCCGCCCGCTACGCCTTCCTGCTCGCGGTCCCGGCCGTGTTCGCCTCCGGCCTGTACAAGGCCGTGAAGGAGGTGCCGGCGCTGCTCACGGGGGAGGGGCGCGCCGCGGCCGCGGCGGCGGGGGAGCCGTCCCTGATGGCGATCCTGGTGGCCACCGTGGTGGCCTTCGGCGTGGGCTACGCCGTGATCGTGTGGTTCATGCGGATCATCGAGAACCGGTCGTACCTGATGTTCGTGGTCTACCGCATTGTGGCCGGCCTCGCCCTGCTGGGCCTGCTGTGGTTCGGCCTGGTGGACCCGCTGGGAGGGGCCTGA
- a CDS encoding tRNA (cytidine(34)-2'-O)-methyltransferase, translating to MVHVFLHEPAIAGNTGNAIRLAAVTGAHLHLIEPLGFDLEDAKLRRAGLDYHDLADVSIHRDLDEALAAVPRARVLAFTAHTEVGFGEVDYAREDVLLFGTEPTGLPEEVLAHPRITERVRIPMRPARRSLNLSNAVAIAVYEAWRQLGYDGAGA from the coding sequence ATGGTCCACGTCTTCCTGCACGAGCCGGCGATCGCCGGGAACACCGGCAACGCGATCCGGCTCGCGGCCGTCACCGGCGCCCACCTCCACCTCATCGAGCCCCTCGGCTTCGACCTCGAGGACGCGAAGCTGCGCCGCGCCGGCCTGGACTACCACGACCTCGCCGACGTGAGCATCCATCGCGACCTCGACGAGGCCCTCGCCGCCGTGCCCCGGGCGCGGGTGCTGGCCTTCACCGCGCACACCGAGGTGGGCTTCGGGGAGGTCGACTACGCCCGGGAGGACGTGCTGCTGTTCGGCACGGAGCCCACCGGCCTGCCCGAGGAGGTCCTCGCCCATCCGCGGATCACCGAGCGGGTGAGGATCCCGATGCGCCCGGCCCGTCGGTCGCTGAACCTCTCCAACGCCGTCGCGATCGCGGTGTACGAGGCGTGGCGCCAGCTCGGGTACGACGGGGCGGGCGCATGA
- a CDS encoding DNA primase encodes MNTDPRSALAALIAALERHYEAAAASRGDDDPALDAATEQLSTAFDAYDDALFDAYDVATPLIVFDADDDEDEDDDFDDLDDFDDDEDDDYEDEDDDYEEDDRD; translated from the coding sequence ATGAACACGGATCCTCGCTCCGCTCTCGCTGCGCTGATCGCCGCCCTCGAACGCCACTACGAAGCCGCCGCGGCCTCGCGCGGCGACGACGACCCGGCTCTCGACGCCGCCACCGAGCAGCTCTCGACCGCCTTCGACGCCTACGACGACGCCCTCTTCGACGCCTACGACGTCGCCACCCCGCTGATCGTCTTCGACGCGGACGACGACGAGGACGAGGACGACGACTTCGACGATCTCGACGACTTCGACGACGACGAGGACGACGACTACGAGGACGAGGACGACGACTACGAGGAGGACGACCGGGACTGA
- the mshC gene encoding cysteine--1-D-myo-inosityl 2-amino-2-deoxy-alpha-D-glucopyranoside ligase — protein MHSWTSPALDPLPASSLPLRLHDSRTGRIAPVAPLTPGTARLYVCGITPYDSTHLGHAATYHAADLMRRALRDAGLAVEMAQNVTDVDDPLLERARRDGVDWRELAASQTALFASDMEALRIVAPETYRSVSEAMDDIIALVLALHERGRAYPVDAEDAAGPDWYLDLSLDGALGDVSGWTEQQMLEVFAERGGDPDRAGKRGRFDPLLWRAERAGEPAWDGGVLGRGRPGWHVECVCIAEQSIGLPFDVQAGGSDLVFPHHDLGAAHAVGLGRPFAASYAHSGMVGYQGEKMSKSLGNLVFVHRLVRDGVDPMAIRLVLMAHHYRSDWEWTDAELDVAGERLDRYRAAAARGGSAPETVARLRAALRDDLDTPSALTVLDAWADGTGADAPAEGPGDVPAALDALFGIALSR, from the coding sequence GTGCATTCCTGGACCTCCCCTGCTCTCGATCCCCTGCCTGCCTCGTCGCTGCCGCTGCGGCTGCACGACTCCCGCACCGGCCGGATCGCCCCCGTCGCGCCCCTCACGCCCGGCACCGCCCGCCTGTACGTGTGCGGCATCACCCCGTACGACTCCACCCACCTCGGCCATGCGGCGACGTACCACGCCGCGGACCTGATGCGCCGTGCGCTGCGCGATGCGGGTCTCGCCGTCGAGATGGCGCAGAACGTCACCGACGTGGACGACCCGCTCCTCGAGCGGGCACGGCGCGACGGCGTGGACTGGCGCGAGCTGGCCGCCTCGCAGACGGCGCTGTTCGCCTCCGACATGGAGGCCCTGCGCATCGTGGCCCCGGAGACCTACCGCTCCGTGAGCGAGGCGATGGACGACATCATCGCCCTCGTGCTCGCGCTCCACGAGCGCGGCCGCGCCTACCCGGTCGATGCCGAGGACGCCGCGGGCCCGGACTGGTACCTGGACCTCTCCCTCGACGGCGCCCTCGGGGACGTCTCCGGGTGGACCGAGCAGCAGATGCTCGAGGTCTTCGCCGAGCGCGGCGGCGACCCGGACCGTGCGGGCAAGCGCGGCCGCTTCGACCCGCTGCTGTGGCGCGCCGAGCGGGCCGGCGAGCCCGCCTGGGACGGCGGGGTGCTGGGTCGCGGTCGCCCGGGCTGGCACGTGGAGTGCGTGTGCATCGCCGAGCAGAGCATCGGCCTGCCCTTCGACGTGCAGGCCGGGGGCAGCGACCTCGTCTTCCCCCACCATGATCTGGGCGCCGCCCACGCGGTCGGCCTCGGCCGCCCCTTCGCCGCCTCCTACGCGCACAGCGGCATGGTCGGCTACCAGGGCGAGAAGATGAGCAAGTCGCTCGGGAACCTGGTCTTCGTGCACCGCCTGGTGCGCGACGGCGTGGACCCGATGGCGATCCGCCTGGTGCTGATGGCGCACCACTACCGCAGCGACTGGGAGTGGACGGATGCCGAGCTCGACGTGGCGGGGGAGCGGCTGGACCGGTACCGCGCCGCCGCCGCGCGGGGCGGGAGCGCCCCGGAGACCGTGGCGCGGCTGCGAGCGGCGCTGCGGGACGATCTCGACACCCCGAGCGCCCTGACGGTGCTGGACGCCTGGGCCGACGGCACCGGTGCGGACGCACCCGCCGAGGGCCCGGGCGACGTCCCGGCCGCGTTGGACGCGCTGTTCGGGATCGCGCTGTCGCGGTGA
- the mltG gene encoding endolytic transglycosylase MltG, with translation MSDEDVSFDELADLQDEPGPHRRGKRGRRRAPRRGGFTRRVLPVLLVLLVLGGLGVGGVQGYRWITDNISVESEAADFEGPGHGEAVVEVAQGDTGTDIAATLVDQGVIKSTGPFVNIFSSTPDASSIEPGIYSLRLEMTSADALNALLDSSNLTGHRVIIPEGKRLTEIWAQLSEETGIEVEEFEDAAEDYTSYGIPENEAESLEGYLWPGRYDIYEDATAEDVIAMMWEPMEEQLVARDIPRDQWHETLTIASLAEMEVRLPEDYGKVVRTIRNRLEGAGAADGDPMKLQFDSTVHYASGKSGSVATSDEERNTDSPYNTYRYEGLPPGPIAAPGEPALDAAVDPPEGDWLYFVSVNTDTGETKFAETFAEHEKNVEEWQEWERSQG, from the coding sequence ATGAGCGACGAGGACGTCTCCTTCGACGAGCTCGCCGACCTGCAGGACGAGCCGGGCCCGCACCGCCGCGGGAAGCGGGGGCGCCGTCGCGCCCCCCGCCGCGGAGGATTCACCCGCCGCGTGCTGCCGGTGCTGCTGGTGCTGCTGGTGCTGGGCGGCCTCGGCGTGGGCGGGGTGCAGGGGTACCGCTGGATCACCGACAACATCAGCGTGGAGAGCGAGGCCGCGGACTTCGAGGGCCCCGGCCACGGCGAGGCCGTGGTGGAGGTGGCCCAGGGGGACACCGGCACCGACATCGCCGCCACGCTCGTGGACCAGGGCGTCATCAAGAGCACCGGCCCGTTCGTGAACATCTTCAGCAGCACGCCGGACGCCTCGTCGATCGAGCCGGGGATCTACAGCCTGCGCCTCGAGATGACCTCCGCGGACGCGCTGAACGCCCTGCTGGACTCCTCGAACCTCACCGGGCACCGGGTGATCATCCCCGAGGGCAAGCGGCTCACCGAGATCTGGGCGCAGCTCTCGGAGGAGACCGGCATCGAGGTGGAGGAGTTCGAGGACGCCGCGGAGGACTACACCTCCTACGGCATCCCCGAGAACGAGGCGGAGTCGCTCGAGGGCTACCTGTGGCCCGGCCGCTACGACATCTACGAGGACGCCACCGCCGAGGACGTCATCGCGATGATGTGGGAGCCGATGGAGGAGCAGCTCGTGGCCCGGGACATCCCCCGGGACCAGTGGCACGAGACCCTCACCATCGCCTCGCTGGCGGAGATGGAGGTGCGCCTGCCCGAGGACTACGGGAAGGTGGTGCGCACCATCCGCAACCGCCTCGAGGGCGCCGGCGCGGCCGACGGCGACCCCATGAAGCTCCAGTTCGATTCCACCGTGCACTACGCCAGCGGGAAGTCCGGCAGCGTCGCCACCTCGGACGAGGAGCGCAACACCGACAGCCCGTACAACACCTACCGCTACGAGGGACTGCCGCCGGGGCCGATCGCCGCGCCGGGCGAGCCGGCGCTCGACGCCGCTGTGGATCCGCCGGAGGGGGACTGGCTGTACTTCGTGAGCGTCAACACCGACACCGGCGAGACCAAGTTCGCCGAGACCTTCGCCGAGCACGAGAAGAACGTCGAGGAGTGGCAGGAATGGGAGCGGTCGCAGGGATGA
- a CDS encoding DUF5703 family protein — MIRPRTALVAGVQHVTDPRSFRDLPVERGRRAEDYEYQILTVPRGATVAQVRAELAEQAEYGRWEHARTRLYLGGGKKVWMRRRIIRVQSTL; from the coding sequence GTGATCCGACCCCGCACCGCACTCGTCGCCGGCGTGCAGCACGTCACCGATCCGCGGTCGTTCCGGGACCTCCCGGTGGAGCGGGGACGGCGCGCGGAGGACTACGAGTACCAGATCCTCACGGTGCCGCGGGGCGCCACGGTGGCGCAGGTCCGCGCCGAGCTGGCCGAGCAGGCCGAGTACGGGCGCTGGGAGCACGCCCGCACCCGGCTGTACCTCGGCGGCGGCAAGAAGGTGTGGATGCGCCGGCGGATCATCCGGGTGCAGTCCACGCTCTGA
- a CDS encoding PAC2 family protein, with translation MSRIAITAFSGWNDAGEAATGVVEHLHEVWPTRPVGAIDAEEYIDFQVNRPEIRTTEEGARVIEWPDITLHLVTPPHGPEIITVLGPEPSVHWKRFCDEVLEQLQELDVTAVLSLGALLADSPHSRPLPVSAQVESVPAQQVPGDEQYTGPIGVPTVLARRTASAGLRTLSIWVQVPHYVSQNSSPKAVLGLLRAVQDEVEAPVPLEELVEDAEAWERGVDELARTDEDVAEYVRRLEQAQDAAGLPEASGDAIAKEFEQFLRRRRDTE, from the coding sequence ATGAGTCGAATCGCCATCACGGCTTTCAGCGGATGGAACGATGCCGGCGAGGCGGCGACCGGGGTGGTGGAGCACCTGCACGAGGTGTGGCCCACCCGCCCGGTCGGCGCGATCGACGCCGAGGAGTACATCGACTTCCAGGTCAACCGCCCCGAGATCCGCACCACCGAGGAGGGGGCGCGGGTCATCGAGTGGCCGGACATCACCCTGCACCTGGTCACGCCGCCGCACGGCCCGGAGATCATCACCGTGCTGGGGCCGGAGCCCTCGGTGCACTGGAAGCGGTTCTGCGACGAGGTGCTCGAGCAGCTGCAGGAGCTGGACGTCACCGCGGTGCTCTCGCTCGGCGCCCTGCTCGCGGACTCCCCGCACTCGCGGCCGCTGCCGGTGAGCGCGCAGGTCGAGTCCGTCCCCGCGCAGCAGGTGCCGGGTGACGAGCAGTACACCGGGCCCATCGGGGTGCCGACGGTGCTCGCGCGCCGCACCGCGAGCGCGGGACTGCGCACGCTCAGCATCTGGGTGCAGGTGCCCCACTACGTGTCCCAGAACTCCTCGCCGAAGGCGGTGCTGGGGCTGCTGCGCGCCGTGCAGGACGAGGTGGAGGCACCGGTCCCGCTGGAGGAGCTGGTGGAGGATGCCGAGGCCTGGGAGCGCGGCGTGGACGAGCTGGCCCGCACCGACGAGGACGTCGCCGAGTACGTGCGCCGCCTGGAGCAGGCGCAGGACGCCGCCGGGCTGCCCGAGGCCAGCGGCGACGCGATCGCGAAGGAGTTCGAGCAGTTCCTCAGGCGCCGCCGCGACACGGAGTGA
- a CDS encoding shikimate dehydrogenase, protein MSARRFAVVGSPIAHSLSPLLHRTAYAALGAADAAYTRHEVRAGELAGFLAEGPGAALQGVSVTMPGKPEAFALAAEADETSRALGIANTLVRREDGRWRAENHDVHGIVAALRDHGAREPSTVGVLGSGATALSAVAAAAELGARTVLLSARSPEKLAPLERLAEARGLQSRRVPWGQEHDVLAAEAVITALAAPGAGDVARRWRALSSHPVPGVLLDVLYDPWPAPVAAVVQEAGGEVADGLEMLVHQADMQLRSMLSVPAAPVEEMLTAARLSLGRAAGSPAE, encoded by the coding sequence ATGAGCGCACGTCGCTTCGCCGTGGTGGGTTCGCCCATCGCCCATTCGCTCTCCCCGCTGCTCCACCGCACGGCCTATGCGGCGCTCGGTGCGGCCGACGCCGCCTACACCCGGCACGAGGTGCGCGCCGGCGAGCTCGCGGGGTTCCTCGCCGAGGGACCCGGCGCCGCGCTGCAGGGCGTGAGCGTGACGATGCCCGGGAAGCCCGAGGCCTTCGCCCTCGCCGCCGAGGCCGACGAGACCAGTCGCGCGCTCGGGATCGCGAACACCCTGGTGCGCCGGGAGGACGGTCGCTGGCGCGCCGAGAACCACGACGTGCACGGCATCGTCGCGGCGCTGCGCGACCACGGCGCGCGGGAGCCCTCCACGGTGGGCGTGCTCGGCTCGGGCGCCACGGCGCTCAGCGCGGTCGCCGCGGCCGCCGAGCTCGGTGCGCGCACGGTGCTGCTCTCGGCCCGCAGCCCCGAGAAGCTGGCGCCGCTGGAGCGACTCGCCGAGGCGCGCGGGCTGCAGAGTCGGCGCGTGCCCTGGGGGCAGGAGCACGACGTGCTCGCGGCCGAGGCCGTGATCACCGCCCTGGCGGCGCCCGGAGCGGGCGACGTGGCACGCCGCTGGCGCGCCCTGTCCAGCCATCCCGTCCCGGGCGTGCTGCTGGACGTGCTCTACGACCCCTGGCCCGCGCCGGTGGCGGCCGTGGTCCAGGAGGCCGGGGGAGAGGTGGCCGACGGCCTGGAGATGCTGGTGCACCAGGCCGACATGCAGCTGCGGTCGATGCTCTCGGTGCCGGCCGCGCCGGTCGAGGAGATGCTCACCGCGGCGCGGCTCTCCCTGGGACGCGCCGCCGGGTCCCCGGCCGAGTGA
- a CDS encoding RNA methyltransferase — protein sequence MSGRGPRPLPSRLERRNALFQQWQALLTNRSKRTRSGEMLIQGVRPLTQAVAHGIELRALLSDGRDQPSRWAQDLLRTAPCPVVMLAPELMAELGEREDGPPELLALAAVPSDSLSRLDEVSPRLVVAFDRPGSPGNVGSLARTADALGADALLLTGHSADAWDPAAIRASTGSLFALPVLRVPSPRDVAEWVGRQRAQGEAWTVLGLDEAGGHELAQVDLTGPTLVVVGNETAGMSAAWREACDVIAEIPMTGTASSLNAAVAGSIALYEARRQRGAARS from the coding sequence ATGAGCGGCCGCGGGCCGCGCCCGCTGCCGTCCCGGCTGGAGCGGCGCAACGCCCTCTTCCAGCAGTGGCAGGCGCTGCTGACCAACCGCTCCAAGCGCACCCGCAGCGGGGAGATGCTGATCCAGGGCGTGCGCCCCCTCACGCAGGCGGTCGCGCACGGCATCGAGCTCCGCGCCCTGCTGAGCGACGGCCGGGACCAGCCGTCCCGGTGGGCGCAGGATCTGCTGCGCACGGCGCCCTGTCCGGTGGTCATGCTCGCGCCGGAGCTGATGGCCGAGCTGGGGGAGCGCGAGGACGGGCCGCCGGAGCTGCTGGCCCTGGCCGCCGTGCCCTCGGACTCGCTGTCCCGCCTCGACGAGGTCTCGCCACGGCTCGTGGTGGCGTTCGACCGTCCCGGCTCGCCGGGCAACGTCGGCTCGCTGGCCCGCACCGCCGACGCCCTGGGCGCCGACGCCCTGCTGCTCACCGGGCACAGCGCGGATGCCTGGGATCCCGCCGCGATCCGCGCCAGCACCGGCTCCCTCTTCGCGCTGCCCGTGCTGCGCGTGCCCTCGCCCCGCGACGTGGCGGAGTGGGTGGGGCGCCAGCGCGCGCAGGGCGAGGCGTGGACGGTGCTGGGCCTGGACGAGGCCGGCGGGCACGAGCTCGCGCAGGTGGACCTCACCGGGCCCACGCTGGTGGTGGTCGGCAACGAGACCGCCGGGATGAGCGCCGCCTGGCGCGAGGCCTGCGACGTGATCGCCGAGATCCCCATGACCGGCACCGCCTCCTCCCTCAACGCGGCGGTGGCCGGGTCGATCGCACTCTACGAGGCACGGCGCCAGCGGGGTGCCGCGCGGTCCTGA
- the alaS gene encoding alanine--tRNA ligase, which yields MRTSEIHRRFLAHFEKKAHEVVPSASLVSNDPSILFTIAGMVPFIPYIVGSEKAPYDRAVSVQKCIRTNDIENVGRTTRHGTFFQMAGNFSFGDYFKAGAIDFSWELLTSSVDEGGYGLDPERLWITLWEEDQESYDHLTEVIGLDPSRIVRLPWEESCWDTGQPGPAGSTGEWYYDRGPEYGPDAPTGTLPQWPGDERAEDRYLEIWNLVFDQFLRGPGKGKDYQLLGELDQKAIDTGLGVERLAYLLQGKQNMYEIDQIFPVIEKAQELSGRRYGADEEDDVRLRIVGDHVRSALMLVGDGVRPGNEGRGYVLRRLIRRAVRSMRLLGHTDPSMPHLLPISLRLMAESYPELEAHAERITEVVCAEEDAFRRTLETGTALFDQVARSATEGGGRVLPGDEAFKLHDTYGFPIDLTMEMAAEVGLQVDADAFRAAMQEQRERARADAAAKKTGHTDTAVYNRLLTERGGEVPFLGYTEDTVATTVESVLVDGALVNAVQAPAQVEVVLASTPFYAESGGQLADQGSIALTGGGLVEVDDVQKPVRGLIVHRGRLVEGELAQGVSAIASIDRDRRGAIARAHTATHMVHESLREELGDSATQAGSENSPGRMRFDFRYGQAVPKTVLEQVEGRVNTLLQEELTVTDQQMPIDEARALGAQALFGEKYGDIVRVVSIGGDWSRELCGGTHVATTGALGTVQLMGEASIGSGVRRVDALVGLSAYRHQATSHALVSQLSEMLKVGGPEELPERVRSLTQRLKDMEKQVAALRGQQLQAQAGALVETAADVAGVRLLAHDAGEGIAAGDLRTLALDLRTRLGEDAPVVVAVAGHEDGRAALVIATNAAARERGHAAGAILKGAAAAMGGRGGGKPDLAQGGGGTPAEIPAALGAVREALAGTPTA from the coding sequence ATGCGCACCTCCGAGATCCATCGGCGCTTCCTCGCCCACTTCGAGAAGAAGGCGCACGAGGTCGTGCCCAGTGCCTCCCTGGTCTCGAACGATCCGTCGATCCTGTTCACGATCGCGGGCATGGTCCCCTTCATCCCGTACATCGTGGGCAGCGAGAAGGCGCCCTACGACCGTGCGGTGAGCGTGCAGAAGTGCATCCGCACCAACGACATCGAGAACGTGGGCCGCACCACCCGCCACGGCACCTTCTTCCAGATGGCGGGGAACTTCTCCTTCGGCGACTACTTCAAGGCCGGCGCGATCGACTTCTCCTGGGAGCTGCTCACCTCCTCGGTGGACGAGGGCGGCTACGGGCTCGATCCCGAGCGGCTGTGGATCACCCTGTGGGAGGAGGACCAGGAGTCCTACGACCACCTCACCGAGGTGATCGGCCTGGACCCCTCCCGCATCGTGCGCCTGCCCTGGGAGGAGAGTTGCTGGGACACGGGCCAGCCCGGCCCGGCCGGCTCCACCGGCGAGTGGTACTACGACCGCGGCCCCGAGTACGGCCCCGACGCGCCCACCGGGACCCTCCCGCAGTGGCCCGGCGACGAGCGCGCCGAGGACCGCTACCTCGAGATCTGGAACCTGGTGTTCGACCAGTTCCTGCGCGGCCCCGGCAAGGGCAAGGACTACCAGCTCCTCGGCGAGCTGGACCAGAAGGCGATCGACACGGGCCTGGGCGTGGAGCGCCTGGCCTACCTGCTGCAGGGCAAGCAGAACATGTACGAGATCGACCAGATCTTCCCGGTGATCGAGAAGGCGCAGGAGCTCTCCGGGCGCCGGTACGGCGCCGACGAGGAGGACGACGTGCGCCTGCGGATCGTGGGCGACCACGTGCGCAGCGCCCTGATGCTGGTGGGCGACGGCGTGCGCCCGGGCAACGAGGGTCGCGGCTACGTGCTGCGCCGCCTGATCCGCCGCGCGGTGCGCTCGATGCGCCTGCTGGGGCACACCGATCCCTCGATGCCGCACCTGCTGCCGATCTCCCTGCGCCTGATGGCGGAGTCCTACCCGGAGCTGGAGGCGCACGCGGAGCGCATCACCGAGGTGGTCTGCGCCGAGGAGGACGCGTTCCGCCGCACCCTCGAGACCGGCACCGCGCTCTTCGACCAGGTCGCGCGCTCCGCCACCGAGGGCGGCGGCCGGGTGCTCCCCGGCGACGAGGCGTTCAAGCTCCACGACACCTACGGCTTCCCGATCGACCTCACGATGGAGATGGCGGCCGAGGTGGGCCTGCAGGTGGACGCCGACGCGTTCCGCGCGGCGATGCAGGAGCAGCGCGAGCGCGCCCGTGCGGACGCGGCCGCGAAGAAGACCGGTCACACCGACACTGCCGTGTACAACCGCCTGCTCACCGAGCGCGGCGGCGAGGTGCCCTTCCTGGGCTACACGGAGGACACCGTCGCCACCACCGTCGAGTCGGTACTCGTGGACGGTGCGCTGGTCAACGCCGTCCAGGCGCCCGCGCAGGTGGAGGTGGTGCTCGCCTCCACCCCGTTCTACGCGGAGTCCGGCGGCCAGCTCGCCGACCAGGGCAGCATCGCGCTGACCGGCGGCGGACTCGTCGAGGTCGACGACGTGCAGAAGCCGGTGAGGGGGCTGATCGTGCACCGCGGCCGCCTGGTCGAGGGAGAGCTCGCCCAGGGCGTCTCCGCGATCGCCTCCATCGACCGCGACCGTCGCGGCGCGATCGCCCGCGCCCACACCGCCACCCACATGGTCCACGAGTCCCTCCGCGAGGAGCTGGGGGACAGCGCCACCCAGGCCGGCTCCGAGAACTCGCCGGGCCGCATGCGCTTCGACTTCCGCTACGGCCAGGCGGTGCCGAAGACGGTGCTCGAGCAGGTCGAGGGCCGGGTGAACACCCTCCTCCAGGAGGAGCTGACCGTCACCGATCAGCAGATGCCGATCGACGAGGCGCGGGCCCTCGGCGCGCAGGCCCTGTTCGGGGAGAAGTACGGCGACATCGTGCGCGTGGTCTCCATCGGCGGGGACTGGTCCCGCGAGCTGTGCGGCGGCACCCACGTGGCGACCACCGGCGCGCTCGGCACCGTGCAGCTGATGGGCGAGGCCTCGATCGGCAGCGGGGTGCGCCGCGTCGACGCGCTCGTCGGGCTCTCGGCGTACCGCCACCAGGCCACCTCCCACGCGCTGGTCTCCCAGCTCTCCGAGATGCTGAAGGTGGGCGGCCCGGAGGAGCTCCCGGAGCGGGTGCGCTCGCTCACCCAGCGACTGAAGGACATGGAGAAGCAAGTGGCCGCGCTGCGCGGCCAGCAGCTCCAGGCCCAGGCCGGCGCGCTGGTGGAGACCGCTGCCGACGTGGCGGGCGTGCGCCTGCTGGCCCACGACGCCGGCGAGGGCATCGCCGCCGGCGACCTGCGCACCCTCGCCCTCGACCTGCGCACCCGCCTCGGCGAGGACGCGCCCGTGGTGGTGGCCGTGGCCGGCCACGAGGACGGCCGCGCCGCGCTGGTGATCGCGACCAATGCCGCGGCCCGCGAGCGCGGTCATGCGGCCGGGGCGATCCTTAAGGGCGCCGCGGCCGCGATGGGCGGTCGCGGCGGCGGCAAGCCCGACCTCGCCCAGGGCGGCGGCGGCACCCCCGCCGAGATCCCGGCGGCGCTGGGCGCGGTGCGGGAGGCCCTGGCGGGGACGCCCACCGCATGA